The following proteins come from a genomic window of Deferribacterota bacterium:
- a CDS encoding FGGY family carbohydrate kinase, producing MKEVLLSIDCGTQSLRAILFSTTGELIHSEKVAYEPYFSPKPGWAEQDPEILWNSLCKACQSLKENQPDLFNHILGVGVTTQRDTMINVDKEGIPLRNAITWLDQRKAKKTYTPNPIMGIIFRAVGMYDALVKTQTDGKCNWIKQNEPDIWSKTYKYLQVSGFLNFRLTGLFLDSIGSQIGHIPFDYKKMKWSKKGSLNYLLFPVEIEKLPDLVAPGEIIGKIIPSAAKL from the coding sequence CAGGTGAGCTTATCCATAGTGAAAAAGTGGCTTATGAACCTTATTTTTCACCAAAACCTGGTTGGGCAGAACAGGACCCTGAAATTTTATGGAATAGCTTATGTAAAGCTTGCCAGAGTTTAAAAGAAAATCAGCCCGACCTATTTAATCATATATTAGGTGTTGGTGTGACAACACAAAGAGACACAATGATTAACGTTGATAAAGAAGGTATTCCATTACGTAATGCTATAACTTGGCTTGATCAGAGGAAAGCGAAAAAGACATATACACCCAATCCAATTATGGGGATTATTTTTAGAGCTGTAGGTATGTATGATGCCCTTGTTAAAACGCAAACCGATGGGAAGTGTAATTGGATAAAACAAAATGAACCAGATATATGGTCTAAGACCTATAAATACTTGCAGGTTTCAGGCTTTTTAAATTTTAGGTTAACAGGATTATTTTTAGATTCAATTGGTTCGCAAATAGGCCACATTCCCTTTGACTATAAGAAAATGAAATGGAGTAAAAAAGGTTCGTTGAACTACTTACTATTCCCTGTTGAAATAGAAAAGTTGCCCGATCTTGTTGCCCCAGGTGAAATAATTGGAAAGATTATCCCTAGCGCAGCAAAGCTA